From the genome of Tepidamorphus gemmatus, one region includes:
- a CDS encoding DUF2460 domain-containing protein, protein MAFHEVRFPDDISRGARGGPERRTRIVELASGFEERNASWANSRRRYDVAYGIRRAGDLAAVVAFFEARNGRLHGFRFKDWADFKSCLPSQTPAVTDQQIGTGDGTTTAFQLVKHYASGAQSWTRAIVKPVSGTVQVAVNGVLRTPGVHYTLDETTGIVTFMTPPGNGLAVTAGFEFDVPVRFDTDRLDITMDVERLGSITSIPLIEIRR, encoded by the coding sequence ATGGCGTTTCACGAGGTGCGGTTTCCCGACGACATCAGCCGCGGCGCGCGCGGCGGACCGGAGCGCCGCACGCGCATTGTCGAACTTGCTTCGGGCTTCGAGGAACGCAACGCCAGCTGGGCCAATTCGCGCCGGCGCTATGATGTGGCCTACGGTATCCGCCGCGCCGGCGATCTCGCCGCCGTCGTCGCCTTCTTCGAGGCGCGGAACGGTCGGCTCCACGGCTTCCGGTTCAAGGATTGGGCCGACTTCAAGTCCTGCCTGCCGTCGCAGACGCCAGCGGTAACCGACCAGCAGATCGGCACCGGCGACGGCACGACGACGGCGTTCCAGCTGGTGAAGCACTACGCCTCCGGCGCGCAATCCTGGACGCGCGCCATCGTCAAACCGGTCTCGGGAACGGTGCAGGTTGCCGTCAATGGCGTGCTGCGGACTCCGGGCGTCCACTACACGCTCGACGAGACTACCGGCATCGTCACCTTCATGACGCCGCCCGGGAACGGCCTAGCCGTCACCGCCGGCTTCGAGTTCGACGTGCCGGTGCGCTTCGACACCGACCGGCTCGACATCACCATGGACGTTGAGCGCCTCGGGTCGATCACCTCCATTCCGCTTATCGAGATCAGGCGATGA
- a CDS encoding phage tail tape measure C-terminal domain-containing protein, producing MAEKRVSVRLAAVGGRQVRAELEGVGEAGSRGFGRLSREMEAANARLAAFSRRVRVAAAAAVAAAAAAGVAMIRSGLQTMDAQAKLAQSLGTTVASIQTLERAGELAGVSMSGIEQATKDLTRRLSQAAAGTGPAADALERLGLSANELIALPLDQRVGAINAAIESFVPAAERAAVAGQLFGEEGSIAMSRIDTATLRQATEDVLAFGVVVSEQDADQIERTNDAISRLGLIWRGLSNQLAVAAAPALEAVANAMAAIASRTGPLGIAIRGLFDNIGRLTTYAVTFATFLAGRWVAGLAAAALSVRGLATALVVLRGALIRTGIGALIVGVGELIFQLSQFVARVGGIGEAFRLLSDLASEVWSRVGLALDAALARMAAGWEGLKAAALSALDGTVAGVVSFGDRTVAIFQGAYDGAVAIWGSLPGAIGDFAYQAANGLIGGVETMLNGVVTRINSFIETLNAALALLPEWATGEGGVRIGTLDAVDLSRIDNPFEGVATAAGTAAADAFSAALSRTYIAPPDLGLGAMAEDARARADAYREAAGMLTDAATRPLAAWQALKDAVTGSGTEAETALTDAATSADALAARLDDTTAAANGAGGAARDAGTATGEGAERALTGWQAVTAALSDYAGRAREIGGDIGNALVGAFRSAEDAVGQFVKTGRLKFGDLVTSLIADLAQLAARRFILGPLAGVLSGVLGNLGGGIFANILHAGGMVGSAGPGRIVPALAFAGAPRMHSGGWAGLRPDEVPAILQRGERVLSRREAAGYGTTAAPTVNVTINARDAESFRQSRTQIASDIARAVAFGSRGL from the coding sequence ATGGCCGAGAAACGCGTCAGCGTCCGTCTTGCTGCGGTCGGCGGACGGCAGGTGCGCGCCGAACTGGAAGGTGTCGGTGAGGCCGGATCGCGCGGCTTCGGACGGCTGAGCCGGGAGATGGAGGCGGCGAACGCCCGGCTGGCGGCCTTCTCGCGGCGGGTGCGGGTCGCGGCAGCGGCTGCCGTGGCCGCCGCTGCCGCTGCTGGCGTGGCGATGATCCGGTCCGGCCTACAAACGATGGATGCGCAGGCCAAGCTGGCTCAGTCGCTCGGCACCACGGTCGCCTCGATCCAGACGCTGGAACGCGCGGGCGAGCTGGCGGGCGTGTCCATGTCCGGCATCGAGCAGGCGACGAAGGATCTGACGCGGCGACTGAGCCAGGCGGCCGCCGGGACCGGCCCCGCCGCCGATGCGCTGGAGCGGCTCGGCCTTTCCGCCAACGAGCTGATCGCCCTGCCGCTGGACCAGCGCGTCGGCGCGATCAACGCGGCCATCGAGAGCTTCGTGCCTGCCGCCGAGCGCGCGGCCGTCGCGGGCCAGCTCTTCGGCGAGGAAGGCTCCATCGCCATGTCGCGGATCGACACCGCGACGCTGCGCCAGGCGACGGAGGACGTGCTCGCCTTCGGCGTCGTGGTCTCGGAGCAGGACGCCGACCAGATCGAGCGCACGAACGACGCGATCTCCCGGCTCGGGCTGATCTGGCGCGGCCTCTCGAACCAGCTGGCCGTCGCCGCGGCCCCGGCGCTCGAAGCGGTTGCCAACGCCATGGCGGCCATTGCCAGCCGCACCGGCCCGCTCGGCATCGCGATCCGCGGTCTCTTCGACAATATCGGCCGCCTGACCACCTATGCCGTGACCTTCGCAACCTTCCTCGCGGGTCGCTGGGTCGCCGGGCTGGCCGCTGCCGCGCTTTCGGTCCGCGGTCTCGCCACGGCGCTTGTCGTCCTGCGCGGGGCGCTGATCCGCACCGGCATCGGTGCGCTGATCGTCGGTGTGGGCGAGCTGATCTTTCAGCTGTCCCAATTTGTCGCCCGCGTGGGCGGGATCGGCGAGGCCTTCCGGCTGCTCTCCGATCTGGCCTCCGAGGTCTGGTCGCGGGTGGGGCTCGCGCTCGACGCCGCGTTGGCTCGCATGGCGGCCGGATGGGAGGGGTTGAAGGCCGCCGCGCTCTCGGCGCTCGACGGGACCGTCGCGGGCGTCGTGAGTTTCGGCGACCGCACCGTCGCGATCTTCCAAGGGGCCTATGACGGCGCGGTGGCGATCTGGGGCAGCCTGCCGGGTGCCATCGGCGATTTCGCCTACCAGGCCGCGAACGGTCTGATCGGCGGGGTCGAGACGATGCTGAACGGCGTCGTCACCCGCATCAACAGCTTCATCGAGACGCTGAACGCCGCGCTGGCCCTGCTGCCGGAATGGGCGACCGGCGAAGGCGGCGTGCGGATCGGCACGCTCGACGCGGTGGACCTGAGCCGGATCGACAACCCGTTCGAGGGGGTGGCGACGGCGGCCGGCACCGCGGCGGCCGATGCGTTCTCGGCGGCGCTTTCTCGGACCTATATCGCACCGCCCGATCTCGGCCTCGGGGCCATGGCCGAGGACGCCCGCGCCCGAGCCGATGCCTATCGCGAGGCCGCGGGTATGTTGACCGATGCAGCGACCCGGCCGCTGGCCGCCTGGCAGGCGCTGAAGGATGCCGTGACCGGGTCCGGCACGGAGGCCGAGACCGCGCTGACGGACGCCGCGACCTCCGCCGATGCACTGGCGGCCAGGCTCGATGACACCACTGCCGCGGCCAATGGCGCCGGAGGTGCTGCCCGCGATGCCGGAACCGCCACTGGCGAAGGGGCGGAGCGTGCGCTGACCGGCTGGCAGGCGGTGACGGCGGCGCTCTCGGATTATGCCGGCCGGGCCCGGGAGATCGGCGGCGACATCGGCAACGCATTGGTGGGAGCGTTCCGCAGCGCCGAGGACGCGGTGGGGCAGTTCGTGAAGACCGGCAGGCTGAAGTTCGGCGACCTGGTCACCTCGCTGATCGCCGATCTGGCACAGCTAGCAGCCCGGCGTTTCATCCTCGGCCCGCTGGCAGGCGTGCTTTCCGGTGTTCTGGGCAATCTCGGCGGCGGGATCTTCGCCAACATCCTGCACGCCGGCGGCATGGTCGGTTCTGCGGGACCGGGCCGCATCGTGCCCGCACTGGCCTTTGCCGGAGCGCCACGCATGCATTCCGGTGGCTGGGCGGGGCTCAGGCCCGACGAAGTGCCTGCGATCCTGCAACGTGGTGAGCGCGTGCTCTCGCGGCGAGAGGCAGCAGGCTACGGCACCACCGCCGCGCCGACCGTCAACGTCACGATCAATGCCCGCGATGCCGAGAGCTTCCGGCAGTCCCGCACGCAGATCGCCTCCGACATCGCGCGGGCGGTCGCCTTCGGATCGCGGGGGTTGTGA
- a CDS encoding AbrB/MazE/SpoVT family DNA-binding domain-containing protein, protein MTMAETATLSSKFQISIPKAIRAAQHWEAGLTFAFIPKGTGVLLVPVPKRDALKGLARGASATDYRDRTDRF, encoded by the coding sequence ATGACCATGGCCGAGACCGCGACCCTGTCCTCGAAGTTCCAGATCTCGATCCCCAAGGCGATCCGGGCCGCCCAGCACTGGGAGGCCGGGCTGACCTTTGCCTTCATCCCGAAAGGCACGGGCGTCCTGCTGGTCCCGGTGCCCAAGCGGGACGCGCTGAAGGGGCTCGCGCGTGGCGCGTCCGCCACCGATTATCGCGACCGGACGGATCGGTTCTGA
- a CDS encoding type II toxin-antitoxin system VapC family toxin, which produces MILVDTSAWIEWLIGSPTGETLSEHLPEQGEWLVPTMVQLELAKWLTREVGEDKADQVVAFTQVCHVVPLDTEIALAAAEACREHKLATADAIIFATARAQGATLLTCDAHFEGLPGVSLIEKIKT; this is translated from the coding sequence ATGATCCTCGTTGACACGTCGGCGTGGATCGAGTGGCTCATCGGCTCGCCGACCGGCGAGACGCTGTCCGAACATCTGCCCGAACAGGGCGAATGGCTGGTCCCGACCATGGTCCAGCTCGAGTTGGCGAAATGGCTGACGCGCGAGGTCGGCGAGGACAAGGCCGATCAGGTCGTCGCCTTCACGCAGGTCTGCCACGTCGTCCCGCTCGACACCGAGATCGCGCTGGCGGCCGCGGAAGCCTGCCGCGAGCACAAGCTCGCCACCGCCGACGCCATCATCTTCGCAACCGCCCGCGCACAGGGCGCGACGCTGCTGACCTGCGACGCGCATTTCGAGGGGCTGCCCGGCGTCTCGCTGATCGAGAAGATCAAGACCTGA
- a CDS encoding DUF7697 family protein has protein sequence MLPGAVIGWDMSAALALGDALGISAPAMAELLPVIEAVMVRKLNEELAANGAPGFRS, from the coding sequence GTGCTGCCCGGCGCGGTGATCGGTTGGGACATGTCGGCGGCGCTGGCGCTCGGTGACGCGCTCGGCATCTCCGCACCCGCCATGGCCGAACTGCTGCCCGTCATCGAGGCGGTGATGGTCCGGAAGCTGAACGAGGAGCTGGCGGCGAATGGCGCCCCGGGTTTCAGGTCTTGA
- a CDS encoding phage tail tube protein has translation MARAQGARAQMALAFETTYGTPPASGFTKMPFASTSLGAEQPLLNSELLGYGRDPLAPIKDAVTADGDVVVPLDAEAFGFWLKAAFGAPTTTGAEAPYTHEFQSGSWTLPSMSIETGMPEVPRYAMYSGCVLDQITWQMQRSGLLTATARLVAQGETVGTTTSAGTPAALELKRFGHFNGAITRNGTALGNVVSAEITYANNLDRIETIRSDGRIDGADPSIAALTGRIEVRFADQTLVTQAINGEACEMEFAYVLPSGESLTFTVHAVYLPRPRIEISGPQGVQATFDWQAARDSTVGRMCTATLVNDVETY, from the coding sequence ATGGCACGCGCGCAAGGAGCGCGGGCGCAGATGGCGCTCGCCTTCGAGACCACCTATGGCACGCCGCCGGCGAGCGGCTTCACGAAGATGCCGTTCGCCAGCACCTCGCTCGGCGCGGAGCAGCCGCTGCTGAACTCGGAGCTGCTGGGCTACGGCCGCGATCCGCTGGCGCCGATCAAGGACGCGGTCACGGCAGACGGCGATGTCGTCGTGCCGCTCGACGCGGAGGCCTTCGGGTTCTGGCTGAAGGCGGCGTTCGGCGCACCCACGACCACCGGCGCGGAGGCGCCGTACACCCACGAGTTTCAGTCGGGGTCATGGACGCTGCCCAGCATGTCGATCGAGACCGGCATGCCGGAGGTGCCGCGCTACGCGATGTATTCCGGCTGCGTGCTCGACCAGATCACCTGGCAGATGCAGCGGTCGGGACTGCTGACCGCGACGGCGCGGTTGGTGGCGCAGGGCGAGACGGTGGGCACGACGACCAGCGCCGGAACGCCCGCTGCGCTGGAGCTGAAGCGCTTCGGCCACTTCAACGGGGCGATCACGCGCAACGGCACCGCACTCGGCAATGTGGTCTCGGCGGAAATCACCTATGCCAACAACCTCGACCGGATCGAGACCATCCGCTCGGACGGGCGCATCGACGGCGCGGACCCGTCCATCGCGGCGCTGACCGGCCGGATCGAGGTCCGCTTCGCCGACCAGACGCTGGTGACGCAGGCGATCAACGGCGAGGCCTGCGAGATGGAGTTCGCCTACGTCCTGCCGTCCGGCGAGAGCCTCACCTTCACCGTACACGCCGTCTACCTGCCGCGCCCGCGCATCGAAATCTCCGGGCCGCAGGGCGTGCAGGCGACCTTCGACTGGCAGGCCGCCCGCGACAGCACCGTCGGCCGGATGTGCACCGCAACCCTCGTGAACGATGTGGAGACCTATTGA
- a CDS encoding acyl-CoA transferase, producing the protein MPTPRETILAALHAMLQTLPATALRGDVLPERVPAGGLLILRDGEPGEPEVTLSPLRYHYQHRAEIEAVVQGADRDADFDTLTASIGAVLAADRTLGGLCDWVEAEAPRPIDLAVEGAATLKAAVIPVVLHYASADPLT; encoded by the coding sequence ATGCCCACCCCACGCGAAACCATCCTCGCCGCGCTGCACGCCATGCTGCAGACGCTACCAGCCACCGCGCTCCGCGGCGACGTGCTGCCCGAGCGCGTGCCGGCCGGGGGCCTCTTGATCCTCCGCGACGGCGAGCCGGGGGAGCCCGAGGTGACGCTGTCGCCGCTGCGCTACCACTACCAGCACCGCGCCGAGATCGAGGCGGTCGTGCAGGGCGCCGACCGTGACGCCGACTTCGACACGTTGACCGCCAGCATCGGCGCGGTACTCGCCGCTGACCGCACGCTCGGCGGGCTCTGCGACTGGGTCGAGGCCGAGGCGCCGCGGCCAATCGATCTCGCCGTCGAAGGAGCCGCGACGCTCAAGGCGGCGGTCATCCCTGTGGTGCTGCACTACGCGAGCGCCGACCCGCTCACCTGA
- a CDS encoding type II toxin-antitoxin system RelE/ParE family toxin, with protein sequence MSGKPWRLTRAAKASLLDIALWTIETFGPRQAEAYEADLIDRCAAIARGEAPWQSCAKVIDPRLPEDLRFTRSGEHLIVFLDEPDRVIVIDFLHGRRDLPARLTELLHRGD encoded by the coding sequence GTGAGCGGCAAGCCGTGGCGCCTGACGCGGGCAGCCAAAGCATCGCTCCTCGACATCGCGCTCTGGACCATCGAGACATTCGGCCCGCGACAGGCCGAGGCCTATGAAGCCGACCTGATCGACCGCTGCGCGGCAATCGCGCGGGGCGAGGCGCCGTGGCAGAGCTGCGCCAAGGTGATCGACCCGCGCCTGCCCGAGGATCTGCGCTTCACCCGCTCCGGCGAGCACCTGATCGTCTTCCTGGACGAGCCCGACCGGGTGATCGTCATCGATTTCCTGCACGGCCGGCGCGATCTGCCCGCGCGGCTGACAGAGCTTCTGCATCGGGGAGACTGA
- a CDS encoding type II toxin-antitoxin system ParD family antitoxin — MATRNVVLTESQSALVDRLVASGRYQNASEALRAGLRLLEREEAQLDALRARLETGLDQARRGDLAEGSGEDAIRRAFRAARSAR, encoded by the coding sequence ATGGCCACGAGAAACGTCGTCCTCACCGAAAGCCAGTCCGCGCTGGTCGATCGTCTGGTCGCCTCGGGGCGCTACCAGAACGCCAGCGAGGCCCTGCGCGCGGGGCTGCGGCTTCTGGAACGCGAGGAGGCGCAACTCGACGCCCTGCGCGCGCGGCTCGAGACCGGCCTCGACCAGGCCCGGCGCGGCGATCTTGCCGAGGGCTCGGGTGAGGACGCCATCCGGCGGGCCTTCCGCGCCGCGCGGTCGGCGAGGTGA
- a CDS encoding DUF6441 family protein, translated as MKLKLDITPDLVAAMAAEVKAGEKAVTAAMREAGTGLKAAWRGQITGAGLGRRLANSIRSQTYPKAGESLNAAALVWSKAPVIVGAHDTGPLIRSKEGFWLAIPTEAAGRGLRGGKITPGEWERRTGLRLRFVYRRRGPSLLVADRARINTRGQAVASRSKTGRNQVTAPIFLLVPQVKLPKRLDLDRDAEQALDSVPGLIVAKWVETRL; from the coding sequence ATGAAGCTGAAGCTCGACATCACGCCGGACCTTGTCGCCGCCATGGCCGCCGAGGTGAAGGCCGGCGAGAAGGCCGTCACCGCTGCCATGCGCGAGGCCGGAACCGGGCTGAAGGCCGCCTGGCGCGGCCAGATCACCGGCGCGGGGCTCGGACGGCGGCTGGCGAACTCGATCCGGAGCCAGACCTATCCGAAGGCCGGCGAGAGCCTGAACGCCGCGGCGCTGGTCTGGTCAAAGGCCCCGGTCATCGTCGGCGCCCACGACACCGGCCCGCTGATCCGCTCGAAAGAGGGGTTCTGGCTCGCGATCCCGACCGAAGCCGCAGGGCGTGGCCTGCGCGGCGGCAAGATCACTCCCGGCGAATGGGAGCGCCGCACCGGCCTGCGCCTGCGCTTCGTCTATCGCCGCCGCGGGCCGAGCCTGCTGGTCGCAGACCGCGCCCGCATCAACACCCGCGGCCAGGCGGTGGCGTCACGCTCGAAGACAGGTCGCAACCAGGTCACCGCGCCAATCTTTTTGCTGGTGCCGCAGGTCAAGCTGCCGAAGCGGCTCGATCTCGACCGCGACGCCGAGCAAGCGCTCGACAGCGTGCCGGGGCTGATCGTGGCGAAGTGGGTTGAAACCCGCCTCTGA
- a CDS encoding head-tail joining protein encodes MSAFAVALDALFADAHLARDVVYTAEGGASALVRAILRRPDDVTNFGEARIWSETTRLDLRLAKVADPRPGDRIEIDGEAFMIQGEPVRDRERLVWTVDLRPA; translated from the coding sequence ATGTCCGCCTTCGCAGTTGCCCTCGACGCGCTCTTCGCCGACGCGCATTTGGCGCGCGACGTCGTCTACACCGCCGAGGGCGGAGCGTCTGCGCTGGTCCGCGCGATCCTGCGCCGGCCGGACGACGTCACCAACTTCGGCGAGGCGCGCATCTGGTCCGAAACCACCCGGCTGGATCTGCGCCTCGCCAAGGTGGCGGACCCACGCCCCGGCGACCGCATCGAGATCGACGGCGAGGCCTTTATGATCCAGGGCGAGCCCGTCCGCGACCGCGAGCGGCTCGTCTGGACGGTGGACCTGCGCCCTGCATGA
- a CDS encoding major capsid protein codes for MVELTRALENIPYKPALLSGSNLFSPRGVRSRTVVIESRDGTLSLIPFSERGSAYEQQVPDRREMRAFVCRQFKKQDVLWASEIQSVRDFGSESATQQVQTEVAYRLRKLRQDAETTFEYHLLNGIQGLVKDPKDHATVVNYFTEFGITPAAEIDFDLDNATPASGALRKRCQALIESVEDSMGGLSAGAVQIRAECGSAFFADLVAHKEVRETYLNTAAAADLRGRVADEVSFGGITFRRYRGGVGFTVPTDKAFFYPEGIEGLFEIYYAPADTFETVNTLGQPLYARTIPDRDRDEWVRLEIESNPLPICTRPQVLRQARRT; via the coding sequence ATCGTCGAGCTCACCCGTGCGCTCGAGAACATCCCCTACAAGCCCGCTCTGCTCTCGGGCTCGAACCTCTTCAGCCCGCGCGGCGTGCGCTCCCGCACGGTCGTGATCGAGAGCCGCGACGGTACGCTCTCGCTGATCCCGTTCTCGGAGCGCGGCTCGGCCTACGAGCAGCAGGTTCCGGACCGGCGCGAGATGCGCGCCTTTGTCTGTCGCCAGTTCAAGAAGCAGGACGTGCTCTGGGCCTCCGAGATCCAGTCCGTCCGCGACTTCGGCTCGGAGAGCGCCACCCAGCAGGTGCAGACCGAAGTGGCGTACAGGCTCAGGAAGCTCCGCCAGGACGCCGAGACGACCTTCGAATACCACCTCCTGAACGGCATCCAGGGTCTGGTGAAGGACCCGAAGGACCACGCCACGGTCGTGAACTACTTCACCGAGTTCGGCATCACGCCCGCGGCCGAGATCGACTTCGACCTCGACAACGCGACCCCCGCCTCGGGCGCGCTGCGCAAGCGTTGCCAGGCGCTGATCGAGAGCGTCGAGGACTCGATGGGCGGGCTCTCGGCCGGCGCCGTGCAGATCCGCGCCGAATGCGGTTCGGCCTTCTTCGCCGATCTCGTGGCCCACAAGGAGGTGCGGGAGACCTACCTCAACACCGCCGCCGCGGCCGATCTGCGCGGCCGGGTGGCCGACGAGGTCAGCTTCGGCGGCATCACCTTCCGCCGCTACCGGGGCGGCGTCGGCTTCACCGTGCCGACCGACAAGGCCTTCTTCTATCCCGAGGGGATCGAGGGGCTCTTCGAGATCTACTATGCCCCGGCCGACACCTTCGAGACCGTCAACACCCTCGGCCAGCCGCTCTACGCCCGCACGATCCCCGACCGGGATCGCGACGAGTGGGTGCGGCTCGAGATCGAGAGCAATCCGCTCCCGATCTGCACCCGGCCGCAGGTGCTGCGACAGGCCAGACGGACCTGA